From a single Rhodococcus qingshengii JCM 15477 genomic region:
- a CDS encoding RNA polymerase-binding protein RbpA: protein MADRVLRGSRLGAVSYETDRDHDLAPRRMAKYKCENGEIFDIPFADEAEIPGTWLCRNGLEGTLMEGTAPEAKKVKPPRTHWDMLLERRSVEELEELLKERLDLLKAKRRGA from the coding sequence ATGGCAGATCGCGTACTTCGAGGTAGCCGACTCGGAGCTGTGAGCTACGAGACCGACCGTGACCATGACCTCGCGCCCCGTCGTATGGCCAAGTACAAGTGCGAGAACGGCGAGATCTTCGACATCCCGTTCGCGGACGAAGCCGAGATCCCCGGCACCTGGTTGTGCCGAAACGGCCTCGAAGGCACCCTCATGGAGGGGACTGCTCCCGAAGCCAAGAAGGTCAAGCCTCCCCGCACCCACTGGGACATGCTGCTCGAGCGTCGCTCGGTCGAGGAACTCGAAGAGCTCCTCAAAGAGCGTCTCGATTTGCTGAAGGCCAAGCGTCGCGGCGCATGA
- a CDS encoding PrsW family intramembrane metalloprotease, translated as MSTDLLETRSRAFDTTAWGEKFHFFQPRNVVFWIYLWMCGFGLVKGWQMFAPFAGYFGRALLVAGIVGVISAAVWTWWFRHIDRYERQPVGLVVTGFIWGATAATFTIAAPANGAVGSLYSKIFGQVWAQDWHAGLSAPFVEETAKGIGIVVLLALAPRLVRTATDGLLLGAFIGLGFQTSEDFLYSIAGATQGFGAHQTDGLLGSIATRTYSDIVSHPLFTALFCAGVIYLIGTPAQPRRIGRGLALIVAPILIHGVWDSMLAIAGGSSSLVFVIMIGDIVFAFTALWIAFVWAHPRESHFVRDILAPEIESGVLTDAEVTAAGGWRQQRTYAKAAPTRTERRQRRHIVRAALDLCSDLAVSKGDDSPQVVESRNEITRLRQGTAAQSITR; from the coding sequence GTGAGCACCGATCTCCTCGAAACCCGCTCCCGCGCATTCGATACGACGGCCTGGGGCGAGAAATTTCACTTCTTCCAGCCACGCAACGTCGTGTTCTGGATATACCTGTGGATGTGCGGATTCGGCCTCGTCAAAGGCTGGCAGATGTTTGCTCCCTTCGCCGGATACTTCGGGCGCGCACTCCTCGTTGCCGGCATCGTCGGCGTCATCAGCGCCGCGGTCTGGACATGGTGGTTCCGGCACATCGACCGCTACGAACGCCAACCCGTAGGACTAGTGGTCACCGGCTTCATCTGGGGCGCCACCGCAGCAACGTTCACTATCGCAGCACCCGCGAACGGAGCAGTCGGTTCGCTCTACTCGAAGATTTTCGGGCAGGTATGGGCTCAGGACTGGCATGCGGGCCTCTCTGCACCCTTCGTGGAGGAAACCGCCAAAGGCATCGGCATCGTAGTCCTCCTCGCGCTTGCACCACGCCTGGTGCGCACCGCAACCGACGGCCTGCTCCTCGGTGCTTTCATCGGCTTGGGATTTCAGACCAGCGAAGACTTTCTGTACTCGATTGCCGGCGCAACACAGGGCTTCGGCGCCCACCAAACCGACGGCCTGCTCGGTTCCATCGCCACCCGCACCTACTCCGACATCGTCTCTCATCCCCTGTTCACCGCCCTTTTCTGCGCCGGCGTGATCTATCTGATCGGCACCCCGGCCCAGCCCCGGCGGATCGGACGCGGATTGGCGTTGATCGTGGCACCCATCCTGATCCACGGCGTGTGGGATTCCATGCTCGCGATCGCCGGCGGCAGCAGTTCGCTCGTGTTCGTCATCATGATCGGCGACATCGTCTTCGCGTTCACTGCCTTGTGGATCGCGTTCGTCTGGGCGCACCCACGTGAATCCCACTTCGTCCGTGACATTCTCGCCCCGGAAATCGAGTCCGGCGTCCTGACCGACGCCGAGGTGACAGCCGCCGGCGGATGGCGACAACAACGTACTTACGCGAAAGCCGCACCCACTCGTACCGAACGTCGCCAACGACGACATATCGTTCGTGCCGCGCTGGATCTGTGCAGCGACCTTGCTGTCAGCAAGGGCGACGACAGCCCCCAGGTCGTCGAATCACGCAACGAAATCACCCGCCTCCGCCAAGGAACCGCGGCACAGAGCATCACTCGGTGA
- the lnt gene encoding apolipoprotein N-acyltransferase, whose protein sequence is MSAVLTGSAWLRSLYAAAGGFLIFAGFPPRPLWFLAPVGIALLTCVLTNFGRGGLRLRAGFGYGYLAGLGFLVPLLPWIGVFVGAVPWIALAAVESLFIGLFGLLAVLVARLPWAPLWIAATWTLTEWLRSSVPFGGFPWGRLAFGQSEGWLLPLASVGGAPLLSFAVALTGTGLAAVAVAVAAKRWDRGFFGAVAAALVPVIIALVVSPFLSTMDSGDRTITVAAIQGSVPRLGLDFNSQRKQVLDNHVAETVKLAAEVDAGRVDQPDVVIWPENASDIDPLRNADAAADITRASEAIGAPILVGTVLVNADRTTTNSVIVWDGANGPQEQHDKKIIQPFGEYLPYRSFFRNFSSYADRAGNFVPGEGNGVVHAAGVPIGVATCYEVAFDRAFQESVRNGAQLLAVPTNNATFGDTEMTYQQLAMSRVRAVEHGRAVVVAATSGVSAIIAPDGAVTSQTDLFVPAALVAKVPLSTSSTLASRVGPVPEIVLSIIAVGAIAMAVLARRRDQAEHSPEETAAI, encoded by the coding sequence GTGAGCGCTGTGCTCACCGGTTCCGCATGGCTACGTTCGCTGTACGCGGCCGCTGGTGGATTCCTGATCTTCGCAGGGTTCCCACCCCGCCCGCTGTGGTTCTTGGCGCCCGTCGGGATCGCTCTTCTGACGTGTGTGTTGACGAACTTCGGGCGCGGCGGACTGCGCCTTCGTGCCGGCTTCGGTTACGGATACTTGGCCGGTCTCGGATTTCTGGTGCCGTTGCTTCCGTGGATCGGTGTGTTCGTAGGTGCGGTCCCGTGGATCGCGTTGGCCGCGGTGGAGTCGTTGTTCATCGGACTGTTCGGGCTGCTTGCGGTTCTGGTGGCGAGGTTGCCATGGGCACCCTTGTGGATTGCCGCGACCTGGACGCTCACCGAGTGGCTTCGTTCCAGCGTTCCTTTCGGCGGATTTCCTTGGGGCAGGCTCGCATTCGGTCAATCCGAAGGGTGGCTCCTCCCACTTGCGAGTGTCGGCGGTGCGCCGCTGCTCAGCTTCGCGGTGGCCCTGACCGGTACCGGCTTGGCAGCAGTTGCAGTCGCTGTCGCGGCCAAACGATGGGACCGAGGATTCTTCGGAGCTGTTGCCGCTGCCCTCGTGCCCGTGATCATTGCTCTCGTGGTGTCGCCGTTCTTGTCCACCATGGATTCCGGTGATCGAACGATCACCGTCGCCGCCATTCAGGGAAGCGTTCCGAGGTTGGGCTTGGACTTCAACTCGCAACGCAAGCAGGTCCTCGACAACCATGTCGCCGAAACCGTGAAACTTGCTGCCGAGGTGGACGCGGGCCGCGTCGATCAGCCTGACGTCGTGATCTGGCCGGAGAACGCCTCGGACATCGACCCCCTGCGAAACGCCGATGCCGCTGCCGACATCACCCGGGCCTCCGAAGCGATCGGAGCGCCGATTCTTGTCGGCACCGTACTCGTGAACGCCGATCGTACGACCACCAATTCGGTGATCGTGTGGGACGGCGCCAACGGTCCTCAGGAACAGCACGACAAGAAGATCATTCAGCCGTTCGGCGAATACCTGCCCTACCGAAGCTTCTTCCGGAACTTCTCCTCGTACGCCGATCGCGCGGGCAATTTCGTTCCCGGCGAGGGCAACGGCGTTGTCCATGCAGCGGGGGTACCCATCGGTGTCGCGACTTGTTACGAGGTGGCGTTCGACCGGGCGTTCCAGGAATCGGTGCGCAACGGTGCACAGTTGCTGGCGGTACCGACCAACAACGCCACTTTCGGGGACACCGAGATGACCTATCAGCAGCTGGCAATGTCGCGTGTGCGGGCAGTCGAGCACGGCCGCGCCGTCGTTGTCGCCGCAACCAGTGGTGTCAGCGCCATCATCGCTCCCGACGGTGCGGTGACTTCGCAAACCGACCTGTTCGTGCCGGCGGCCCTGGTGGCGAAGGTGCCGCTCTCGACCAGCTCCACCCTTGCCAGCCGAGTAGGTCCGGTGCCGGAGATCGTGCTCAGCATCATCGCGGTCGGCGCGATTGCCATGGCAGTGCTGGCCCGGCGCCGAGATCAGGCTGAGCACTCACCCGAGGAGACTGCGGCAATCTGA
- a CDS encoding amidohydrolase: MLVTTRLLVNGRIYSSFAPDATSIAITDGTVVWVGDERAGRALHPAAEIEDLGGAFVTPGFVDTHVHITALGLNLVGLDLVGANSLDECLARVRTFAAANPETAHPDAVIWGHGWDDTEWAEQTPPSTADLDAAAPGRKVYLSRIDVHSAACSSALRDGISGLADTAGYSAEGSLTFDAHHLARNAARNLLTETQRASARTAALDLCASRGIVAVHECGGPDISGLTDFQELLAHDHGVEVRGYWGERVDSEEDARALLDKTGADGLGGDLFIDGSLGSHTAWLLEPYADQPDSTGNAYLDVDAIAAHIRACTLAGVQAGFHAIGDGAVSSAAAAFRRVADELGGPKVAALGHRLEHAEMMSMADAETFAALGVIASVQPVFDALWGGTDGLYATRLGVERAAALNPFAPAAGKGVSLAFSSDAPVTPIEPWAMLRAAVQHRTDGSGISPRAAFSAATRGAWRAGGVRDGAAGTLNPGAPASYVLWEAGELEVSAPADSVQRWSTDPRSRVPALPRLAEDAPIPVCIKSVHRGRVVYQRGSSSE; encoded by the coding sequence GTGCTCGTGACTACTCGTCTGCTGGTCAACGGCCGGATCTACAGTTCATTTGCACCTGACGCGACCTCGATCGCCATCACCGACGGCACCGTCGTGTGGGTCGGCGACGAGCGCGCCGGACGGGCGTTGCACCCCGCCGCGGAGATCGAAGACCTGGGTGGTGCGTTCGTCACTCCCGGGTTCGTCGACACCCACGTCCACATCACCGCACTGGGACTCAATCTCGTCGGCCTCGATCTCGTGGGCGCGAACTCTCTGGACGAATGTCTCGCGCGAGTACGAACATTCGCAGCCGCGAACCCCGAAACTGCCCATCCCGACGCAGTCATCTGGGGACACGGTTGGGACGACACCGAGTGGGCCGAACAGACCCCGCCGTCGACCGCAGATCTCGACGCGGCCGCCCCTGGCCGCAAGGTGTATCTCTCGCGGATCGACGTTCACTCGGCCGCGTGCTCGAGCGCACTGCGCGACGGGATCTCCGGCCTCGCCGACACCGCTGGATACTCAGCCGAAGGCTCGTTGACGTTCGACGCACACCACCTGGCGCGCAATGCCGCTCGGAATCTGCTGACGGAAACTCAGCGCGCTTCTGCTCGTACCGCTGCGCTCGATCTCTGCGCCTCACGCGGAATCGTGGCCGTTCACGAGTGCGGGGGACCGGACATCTCGGGATTGACCGATTTCCAGGAACTGTTGGCCCACGATCACGGCGTGGAGGTTCGGGGCTACTGGGGTGAGCGTGTCGACAGCGAAGAGGATGCTCGCGCGCTCCTCGACAAAACCGGAGCAGACGGACTCGGCGGGGATCTCTTCATCGACGGCTCGCTCGGTTCGCATACCGCGTGGTTGCTCGAACCCTATGCAGACCAACCTGATTCGACGGGCAATGCCTACCTCGACGTCGACGCGATCGCCGCACACATCCGGGCCTGTACCCTCGCGGGCGTCCAGGCCGGGTTCCATGCCATCGGTGACGGCGCCGTCTCGTCGGCAGCTGCCGCGTTCCGCAGGGTCGCCGACGAACTGGGTGGCCCCAAGGTCGCCGCGTTGGGTCACCGCCTCGAGCACGCGGAAATGATGTCCATGGCCGACGCGGAAACCTTTGCCGCCTTGGGTGTCATCGCTAGCGTCCAACCGGTGTTCGACGCACTGTGGGGTGGCACCGACGGTCTTTACGCCACGCGCCTGGGAGTCGAGCGCGCAGCAGCGTTGAATCCGTTTGCACCTGCTGCCGGTAAGGGTGTCTCGCTCGCATTCAGCTCCGACGCCCCGGTCACCCCCATCGAGCCGTGGGCGATGCTGCGCGCCGCTGTCCAGCACCGCACCGACGGAAGTGGAATCTCGCCGCGTGCGGCCTTCTCCGCGGCAACTCGCGGCGCCTGGCGCGCGGGCGGAGTGCGGGACGGCGCCGCGGGAACCCTCAATCCGGGCGCACCGGCCTCCTACGTGTTGTGGGAGGCAGGCGAACTCGAAGTGAGCGCACCCGCCGACTCGGTTCAGCGATGGTCTACCGATCCGCGCTCGCGCGTACCCGCTCTGCCGAGGCTGGCGGAAGATGCGCCGATTCCGGTCTGCATCAAGTCGGTGCATCGCGGACGCGTCGTCTATCAGCGCGGCTCGTCGAGTGAGTGA